One stretch of Oncorhynchus clarkii lewisi isolate Uvic-CL-2024 chromosome 3, UVic_Ocla_1.0, whole genome shotgun sequence DNA includes these proteins:
- the LOC139388604 gene encoding BAR/IMD domain-containing adapter protein 2-like — MSRSDEVNKMTENVYKGILDQFNPSLKNFVTMGKHYEKALTGVTVAAKGYFDGLVKLGELASDSQGSKELGDTLFQMAEVHRQIQVQLEDVLKLFHSELLSQLEQKLELDIKYLTATLKKYQSERKSKSESIERCQSQLKKLRRKSQGSRHPNKYGDREMQYVELMSRRQAELDTLVAVGYRSALTEERRRYCFLVDRQCSVTKLLINYHCKVRELLSQKLSSWQQSCSQPTRLPERALNLLRHTAPQGSGASGIAELLRHAKLGAAQPEQRLSVQEVPPLLNGGSQQQRPIPSSSQSDIPPPQHSPGPQTFRSLAATGGAIGGSGAGSPQQISTPISASASPNANNNTSANAITSANTPTTSSTSSTVGSSQAQQTSLLLATSTSSLSPSLIPSTVLSLSQGSPSYSLQGLALPLSLSAPHSPPLPHSAPLSRAITPSLHHQGVLGGGNPPLLSHNPMLMKAAEMYGTSTLPLPRRPVSEARVGGFMGSTLPRDRVLPLSSPSRVEAIFAHAPGGSEGSGVGGACLLHFLPGDALSLLISEPRDGWHYGQNERTGRKGWFPFSYTQPYPNTLDPLDSSSPLLSKVNSTSTGQLDKLVSPGLPALTPESEEERSFPPQRVSTFRPRPYSMADSNQVSLRPKIRGEGVEWAGPPDRPALSMLMQELSSDFASPPPSPTWTNPFAHVRLRKTVTNDRSAPIIE, encoded by the exons ATGTCTCGTTCAGACGAGGTCAACAAGATGACAGAAAACGTGTATAAG GGGATTCTGGACCAGTTCAACCCCAGTCTGAAGAACTTTGTGACCATGGGGAAACACTATGAGAAAGCCCTgacag GAGTGACGGTAGCAGCCAAGGGATACTTCGATGGTCTGGTCAAACTGGGAGAACTGGCCAGCGACAGCCAAGGGTCCAAAGAACTGG GAGACACGTTATTCCAGATGGCCGAGGTGCACAGGCAGATTCAGGTTCAACTGGAGGACGTG TTGAAGCTGTTCCATTCTGAGCTGCTGTCCCAGTTGGAGCAAAAGCTGGAGTTGGACATTAAATATCTTACC GCCACGTTGAAGAAATATCAGAGTGAGCGCAAGTCGAAGTCGGAATCTATCGAGCGCTGCCAATCACAGCTCAAGAAGCTGCGCAGGAAGAGCCAGGGCAGTCGCCACCCCAACAAGTACGGAGATAGGGAGATGCAG TATGTGGAGCTAATGAGTCGTCGTCAGGCTGAGCTGGACACGCTGGTTGCTGTGGGTTACCGCTCGGCgctgacggaggagaggagacgatACTGCTTCCTGGTGGACCGCCAGTGTTCAGTCACCAAGCTGCTCATCAACTATCActgcaag GTGAGAGAGCTCCTGTCACAGAAGCTGTCCTCATGGCAACAGTCATGCTCCCAGCCAACCAGACTACCTGAACGGGCGCTCAACCTGCTGCGTCACACCGCCCCTCAGGGCTCTGGGGCATCTGGGATAGCTGAGCTCCTCCGACATGCCAAGCTGGGCGCTGCACAGCCAGAACAG AGGCTGTCAGTACAGGAGGTGCCTCCCTTGTTGAATGGTGGCTCCCAGCAGCAGAGACCCATCCCCTCTTCTTCCCAGAGTGACATCCCCCCTCCCCAACATTCCCCCGGACCCCAGACCTTCCGCTCCCTCGCTGCCACTGGAGGGGCTATTGGAGGGAGTGGGGCAGGCTCCCCTCAGCAGATCAGCACGCCTATTAGTGCCTCAGCTAGCCCCAATGCTAACAACAACACAAGTGCTAATGCTATCACTAGTGCTAACACTCCCACCACTTCATCCACCTCCTCCACGGTTGGCTCCAGCCAAGCCCAGCAGACCTCTCTTCTCCTGGCCACCAGCACCTCCAGCCTTTCTCCTAGTCTGATTCCCTCCACTGTGCTTTCTCTCAGCCAGGGTTCCCCATCCTACTCCCTACAGGGCCTGGCCCTGCCATTGTCCCTCAGTGCCCCTCACAGTCCTCCACTACCCCACAGTGCACCTCTCTCCAGAGCCATAACCCCCTCGCTGCACCACCAGGGAGTGCTAGGAGGAGGGAACCCACCATTGCTGTCCCATAATCCCATGCTGATGAAGGCAGCGGAGATGTATGGAACGTCTACGCTGCCGTTGCCTAGGAGACCAGTCAGCGAGGCCCGGGTGGGAGGGTTTATGG GTTCCACTCTGCCCAGAGACagagttctccctctctccagcccgTCTCGTGTGGAAGCCATATTTGCCCACGCTCCTGGGGGTTCAGAGGGCAGTGGAGTGGGCGGGGCCTGCTTACTTCACTTCCTGCCAGGCGACGCTCTCAGCCTCCTCATCTCTGAGCCCAGAGACGGGTGGCACTATGGTCAGAACGAACGGACGGGACG GAAAGGCTGGTTCCCTTTCTCCTACACTCAGCCCTACCCCAACACCTTGGATCCCCTCGACAGCAG CTCCCCGCTCCTCTCTAAGGTCAACAGTACCAGTACGGGTCAGTTAGACAAGCTGGTCTCCCCtggcctgcctgccctgacccctgaGTCTGAGGAGGAGCGCTCGTTCCCCCCTCAGAGGGTCAGCACCTTCCGCCCGCGCCCATACAGCATGGCCGACTCCAACCAGGTCAGCCTGAGGCCGAAGATCAGAGGTGAAGGGGTAGAGTGGGCAGGGCCCCCTGACCGACCGGCTCTGTCAATGCTGATGCAAGAG CTCTCCTCAGACTTcgcctctcctccaccctccccaaCCTG GACAAACCCATTTGCCCATGTCCGGCTCAGAAAGACGGTGACCAACGATCGCTCTGCACCCATCATCGAATAG